A window of the Ostrea edulis chromosome 1, xbOstEdul1.1, whole genome shotgun sequence genome harbors these coding sequences:
- the LOC130048455 gene encoding uncharacterized protein LOC130048455 has protein sequence MVFDSSITYQGQSLNSSLLQGPDLTNNLVGVLLRFRKERVAITGDIEQMFHMFRLDEENRNFVRFIWFGNNDPTKPLRNYRMCVHLFGNSPSPSVATYCLHRCVEEPCDSEVKYYVTRNFYVDDGLSSYDSDIEALDVLLQTQKILRERGKIRFHKFASNSQIVVDALSPVDRTGDLSDVQLDLNTIPSQSSLGLKWNISSDTFTFSTDLKDLELGWDELLPKDIILRWRSWQSSLHHLSEVEIPRCYVPTSIKNAERIELHTFAHASEKAISAVTYIKITRNEENHVGFITGKSKLAPHHGHTIPRLELCAALLATEITTFVERQFDTQIDDIRFYTDSRVVLGYLHNKTRRFHTYVSNRVHRILNNSYPEQWTIVASDQNPADIGTRSIPLNELVKSSWLSGPIILNDDSCDHSSEFPLLDPENDSEIKNTVTVVKTNVSCGLNTNLFLRFSSWESLIRGLSFMRRSIHRKLNLEDISPTKLHKDMEMIFIKSAQYEVYRHDIERLQDHKSVVKGSPLRNLDPYLDDEGLLRVGGRILTGDLLAGSNGPIIIPKK, from the exons ATGGTTTTCGACTCGTCCATTACTTACCAAGGACAATCACTGAATTCCTCATTACTTCAGGGACCTGATCTTACCAACAATCTTGTAGGTGTCCTTTTACGTTTCCGCAAGGAACGCGTAGCAATCACAGGGGATATAGAACAGATGTTCCATATGTTTCGCTTAGACGAAGAAAATCGAAACTTTGTCCGCTTTATTTGGTTTGGAAATAACGACCCAACAAAGCCTCTAAGAAACTACAGAATGTGTGTGCACCTCTTTGGAAATTCCCCTTCACCATCAGTCGCAACATATTGTCTTCATAGATGTGTAGAAGAACCATGTGACAGTGAAGTGAAATATTATGTGACTAGAAACTTTTACGTCGATGATGGACTGTCATCCTATGATTCAGACATTGAAGCCCTAGACGTCTTACTGCAAACACAAAAAATACTCAGGGAGAGAGGTAAAATCAGATTCCATAAGTTTGCCTCCAATAGTCAGATCGTCGTGGATGCTTTGTCACCTGTGGACAGGACTGGAGATCTTAGTGACGTACAATTAGATCTAAATACTATACCATCACAGAGTAGTCTGGGCCTGAAGTGGAACATATCGTCAGATACTTTTACCTTCTCTACGGATCTCAAAGAT TTGGAACTCGGATGGGACGAGCTGCTACCCAAGGACATCATCTTGCGTTGGCGGTCATGGCAAAGTTCTCTCCATCACTTGTCTGAAGTAGAAATACCTCGATGTTATGTTCCAACATCCATTAAAAATGCAGAAAGGATTGAGCTCCATACCTTTGCACATGCTTCTGAAAAGGCCATATCAGCTGTCACGTACATCAAAATTacaagaaatgaagaaaatcatGTAGGATTCATTACAGGGAAATCGAAATTAGCACCTCACCATGGACATACAATTCCAAGGCTAGAACTTTGTGCAGCACTTCTTGCTACAGAAATTACTACCTTTGTTGAACGTCAGTTTGATACACAGATTGATGATATTCGATTCTATACTGACAGCCGAGTTGTTTTGGGGTACCTACATAACAAGACTAGGCGATTTCACACATACGTCTCTAACAGGGTCCATCGCATACTCAACAATTCATATCCTGAACAGTGGACTATTGTCGCATCAGACCAGAATCCAGCTGATATTGGAACACGCTCTATTCCTTTGAATGAATTAGTAAAATCTTCATGGTTATCTGGACCAATTATTTTGAATGACGACTCGTGTGACCATTCATCAGAATTCCCATTACTGGATCCAGAAAATGACTCTGAAATCAAAAACACTGTGActgttgttaaaacaaatgtgtCTTGTGGTTTGAACACAAATCTTTTCCTAAGATTTTCATCCTGGGAGTCTTTGATTCGTGGACTGTCATTCATGCGCAGATCAATTCACAGGAAACTCAACCTTGAAGATATAAGTCCTACAAAACTGCACAAAGATATGgaaatgatatttatcaaaagTGCGCAGTATGAAGTTTATAGACACGACATAGAGAGACTTCAAGATCACAAATCAGTTGTCAAAGGTAGTCCCCTACGAAACCTAGACCCGTATCTGGACGATGAGGGATTACTTCGTGTAGGAGGCAGAATCCTTACAGGAGATCTATTGGCCGGATCAAATGGACCGATTATCATTCCCAAAAAGTAA